ACAGCAGCCAGCCTTAAAGTAAAAGAAACCTGCAGGGAAAAAAAGTTATTAGATATACACCCTACTTTCAGTTTTAGTTCACGGCTCGCATATGAGAGTGATACTTTCTGGCATAATGCCCTGAAGATGCTCCTGCACTGTGCTGGATCATCATATTACAAGATTTGGAATTGTCAGGATTCTTCTGCATCTCACTAGGATAGTGACATCACCACCTGCAGTATGAAGTTGGGGTAAGGCTAGTGTATGTACTAACATTTTTTCAATATATttgcatttaaacaaaaaaaaaaaaaaataataatatatatataattttatatatatatgggagGTGCCCTGATATATTAAGTAGACCTTGCATTTTACCTAAAGGTCCATTTTCCTATGCCAATATCAGAGTGCCTAGGCAAAGCCGTGCAAACAGTTAAGAATAGATAAATCCAGTAACTATATAACATTACCCCAACACTGATTATGCAGTAAAGGTATTCaatgatagctttttttttttctagcagtttGGTAGTACAGGTTTTGGTATTTTATCCAGTGAAAGGCTCAGAATATAATACTTACAAATATATAAGACAACAATATAATCAAAAGCATTAAATTGAGCAGTATCTTACCTTTTCCTGTTTGCCATCTGGAATTAAACTTTCAGCAGTTTTTTGCTTTTGTAACAGCTGCTTCCTCCTTTCTTGGCGTTTGGCACGTTTTTGGAAATCTTCAATGTGTATGTTTAAATGGAAGGTTAGCTCAGCGATACTGCTTAATTTGACATTGCAGTGTTTGCACTGATAAATGGTTGTATAGGAACGGGTACCTGTGGTACCCACAATGGAGAAGTCCCTCTTTATGTCTTTGCAGTGATGGTCTGTGTAGTGCATGCAGAGAAGTTCAGCTGTGCTAAAAGACAACTTAAAGCATTTGATACATCTAAATGGAAGCAATTCTTGTTCTTGGGTTTCCGAGTCCTCTGATGGTACATCGATTTCAGCTTTTTCTTCCAAACAGCTTAGGCTCTCATTTTCTTCACCATATACAAGTGTAAAATAACTACCAAGCTTACTAGCATGCTGTTTTTTGGGGAAAACTCCAGGATGCCTTTTTATATAATGTGATACAATCCCTTTTTTGCTATAAGACTGAAATGCACAAAGTGAACATTTTTTCTTCTCAATGGCCTTTTTCAAATCATCACTCATTTCAGAAGAATCTTCATTATCAGGGGTAGAAATTACAACTTTGTCTTGTATATCATCATTTACAGTTCTAGATGCGGCTAGACAATGTGTATAGTATGCATCTATGTCATGCCGTTTCTGGTAATGTGCAGCAAGACCTTTTCGAATAGGATTAGTATAAGAACAAAGTGCACATGTGAACAAATTATTTTTGCCTTCTGGTTGAGCTCGGACATTATTATGTTTTATACGATAGTGCCTTGCGATCCCTTTTCTGGTAGAGCAGAAATATTTACACAGCTGACATCTGAAGACAGTGTGTGGGTTAATGTTCTTGCGTGGTCTGAAGCCAGTAAGCCCAGTAACTTCCCCTGGTTCCAGAGTAACTACTGTGTGAGGAGGTATATGATCAGAGTAAATATCTGGATTGGGACTACAAGCTTCTTTCTCTGTTGTTTTAGAGAGCATGTTAGGTTCTGCTTGATGATGATATTTTTCATAATGAATTTTTAGTTTTTCAAGTGTACCATGGGTGTAGGGGCATAATTTACATCTGTAGGCACCATAACcctgtttaaatattttattattttcttcactttCATTTTGAGTTGATTCATTAGGTGGTTCTACATCGTGCACAAAATCTTCAGCTGTGACCTTTATTAAAGGATGCCGTTTTTGGTAGTGGGTAAGAACACCGTGAATACGTGTGTTAATGTATGGGCAATGTCTACATTTATACACTGCTCCTGGGTTAATGTCTACATCCTGTGCAAAATCAGCAGCTTTAACCTTCATGCCAGGATGCTTCTTACCATAGTGTGTTAGAAGGCCATGTAAATTGTTGTATTCAGATAAGCAGACTGCGCACTGATAAGGTGAAGAAGACTGGGAAGAGGACAGCTGTGCATTTTTTTCTTGCAGTAAACTGGAGTCATCTCCACTCTCCAAAAGCGGTTCTAGGTttatggaatctttatgggtagacgCAGTCTGTAATGACAATTCTTCGAAATGTGACCTTTGTACAGCTCCTTTCTCCTTTATGATGTCAAGAAGTACGGATTCATCTCCTTTCAACGCCCATGGATGGAAAGATTGATAGTGATTAGTGATATCCCATATAGAAGGAGCTTCAAAGTTACAGTCTCTGCAATTATAGGATTTGGTTTCAGGTGTTACTTGTGCAGGTGTAGGATCAGGTCCTGCGCACAACTTTGTTGCCATATAGGTATAATCCACATAGTGCTCGGGATGCCTCCTTTGGTAATGTTCAAGAAGACCGCTTGGCTCTGAATGAGAATAAATACACCATTCACAGTGATAACCTGCTTGAATAAATCCATCTAAGAAAGCCCATTTCAAAATTGAAGTCACTGTAGCCTTGAGAGTAGGATGATCTTTCTTCATATGTTTTCTCAGTGAATAAACATATGGTGTGGAAAATGAACACTGCCTACATTTGAGACTTCTAAGTTTTGTCTTTTCTGACTCTGTAATAGAAGGTGCATTTTGTGTACTAGTAGCTTTCTTTTGGCCTTGTTCACAAAGACTTCTTATTGCAGCTGTATGTTGCCTAACAGTATCTGCATTTACCTTGTAGTCTTTGTGCTTCTTTTGATAATGTATAAGAACTCCTTTGACGGTTTGATTTCCATAGTCacaatgttgacagaaaaacatCTCATTATCTTTGGGCTGACTTCTTTTTTTTGTGCTCTGCACTGAAACAGGTTGCGGTTTTCCTGGTGCATGGTGTTGGCCTTCTACATTTCTTAGCGACTCAGATGTTGGTGGTGCCTGTCGAATATACTTAGCAGTTACTTTAATTTCAGGATGCCTCTTTTGATAATGCACCAATACTCCAACAACAGAGCGGTTACTATATGAACAATGTTTGCAGTAATATAGCTCAACATTTACTTCTGGGTGGGAAGCCACATTGGTAATACTGGGAGTAACAGAAGCACCTCCATCAAATGCCAACTGAGAAATGGCTGTTCCACTATCCACAGGAACAACACGCATTGTTTTTTGAATCCTGAAATAAGATGCCTTCTCATCAGGATGCTTTTTCTGACAGTGAACTAAAACAGAATGCATGTTTGGACTTGCAAATCCACAAATGTCACAATCATAAACTACAACATTGTTAACAGAAGGACTCTTCTGGTTGTCATTCTCTGTAGCAAATGGCTTTGGGGTATTTTTAGTAAAGGATGTTGTAGAGTTATTGCCATGACTTGATGGAGTGGATGTCAACATGTTTTTTGGAGCAGAATTTAAGATTTCTCTTAACGTTTGCGACTCAGAATTAAGGTCTTCTGATTGGTCAACAACATAACTCGAAAATATCATAGCATTATTGATTTTTACAGTTGGATGCATTCTTTGGTAGTGTGGCATCAAGCTCCGAACATTAGGGCTTGTGTATGAACAAAAACGGCATTTATAAATCAGATCTGACTGGTCAAAATTGAGAACATTCATTGCTTCAGGATGGTGCTCTGTATAGTGCTGTTGCAAATCCTCAAAATTGTTATAGTCAATATAGCATTCAAGACATCTGTATACAGCACTGTGATCATTAGGATCCAAGATATACCTAAAACTGAACTTTATGTAGGGATGCATGCGTTGATAATGAGTACTAACACTTCGGGCAGATTTGTTGCTGAAATCACAGTGTTTGCAGTAATATAACCTTCCAGATTCATCATTGAAATCCAGATTTTCACCTAGTTGGTCACTCTCATAGAAACTGGACTGGTTTAAAGCAAGAGAAGAATTTTGTTCTTGGTCTTTCATACTAGCAGACTGGTAGTAATAATCCTCATCATCGTCTGATAATGTCAACTCAATTTCTGCACTATTGCCTCCAGAATAATTGTTCTGAATGTTTCTAAAGTTTGTGTTCTTTGGGGACATTCCAATATCTCTATTCCACATGTGTTGCATAGCATACTGATCTCCTGACTCTATCTGTTCTGATGGATCCTCCTCTTTGTCCAATTCTACTTCTATTTCCACTTCATTCTCCTCATCATCTTCATCGTCTTCCACATTAATAACTGCATCCTCCTTGTGTTTGCTTTGGTTGATCTTGCTCTGAAGATTGCTTGCAATTTCATCAATTCTagttcttttcttcacaggtgacaAGTCCAAAGGAAACTCACTTGATCCTTTCCGAGACGTCTTGGCtacaaaattatttttggaagaTAATCCTAAAATAGATGTTTGACTCTTTCTTACTGTGCTAGAGTCAGTCAAATCTGTTTCATCACCTTGCATTTGATGTACCAGATTACCACTACTATTTGGCAAGTTGTCACAGAATGAATGTTTATGTTGTTGGTGAACACGCagaccttttaaagtggttgtagaatAATTGCACATAGTGCATTTGTATGGGTTCTGCTGAGAAGAGTCTGCTAtgcttccaggttttttgccatTTATACTGTTACTCTCATATGCTTCATTTAATGACGAAGACATGCTTTCACTAAGTGAATTAATGGGATCCCACTCTGATGATGTACCACCATGGCACTGCTTGTGTACACCAAGCTTGAGGGGACTTTTGCAAGAAAAGGGACATTCATCACATTTGTAAACAGGGGTTTTTCCAGACAAGTGGATATTTTCAATATGACGAGAGATACTTCGTCGATGCATTGTGAGAAATGGGCAAAATGGACATTGAAATCTGTTCATAAACCTTCTAAAGGGAATTCCCTTTGTCTCCAACAGTTTGTTGTTCTCAGATCCCAACAGTGGTTCTCCAGACATTCCAAGTTCCATTGAACCTAAACCATTTTCCCCATCAATGTCAATATAGTCATCATCTGAGCTTGAATCGTTAAAAAAACTGTTCTCATCCATATCCATCATCGAACTGGATCTTTCTGACATTTCATAGGGAGACCTTTCTGACATATTCAAAAGGCCAGGATTTGTGGCCAGCTTTGGTTGTTTCACTGGAACATGTGGCATTGACTGATATTTTGATGGATTACCACTTGGAAGATTACTCACAGGATTTCTATAGGCAGACATACTAGCATTAGCTGTATCATGTGTTGCCATGTTTAGAGGCATATAACTAGATCCAGGATTGGGTATTTGAGAACTTCTATTTTGTAGATCTGATATATTCAGTCCATCCTGTCTTAAACTTGATAGGATTTTGACCATTCCCCGGTGTTTCTTCATCATGTGATCACACCAACGCTCCCGCCGTGGCGTCTGGTAACTGCACCATTCACAGCAGAAGTTCCCTCTAGACTTCGTTAGAGGTTTTACCATAGATTCTAGAATGCTGCGTTCTACAACTTCAGCTGGTAGTTCTTTACATGTTTCTTGCATTGGCATTGATACAGGGGGGGTTTGGGAAACTGAAGTTGCTTGCATTTCTTTTAAGCTATTTTTGTGGTACATTTTCTGATGCTTAATTATTCTTGCCCTTCTTGGTGACTTGTATGTGCAAAACTGACAAGAGAAGACTTTGCCAAAACCATCATGTAGCATAATATTATAATTTACATTTCCAGGACCTCCAGGGCTCCCTCCTCCAGGTCCATGGACTTTTTTAGTATGCTCCACAAGGAGGTATTTAGATCTAAAATAGCGAATACAGAATTTGCACTGAAAAAACTTATTGGTTGGCTTAGAACTGCTGGCAGAAGGTTGACTATAGAATCCAAGGCCCTGACTGTAGTATGATCCAGTAGTTGCTTGTGGAGTAGTCTGATCTGAAAGAAATAAGGGAACAAGAAAAATTAGTTCTAAAATACATTCTCTATACAAAGCGCAATCTAAAACTGACATGAAAACAGGCAACCTCTTAGTTATTCTATTTATGATCAGACACCACTCTCATATGGAATAAGAAATGATTGGTCTGATGGGTAGTAGGCAACATGAGAAAATGTAGACTCACAGTGATCACTGGGGTAAACAAACGAATTCTCAAAATATATTTAACCCACCATGAGTTTCTTCTGTAGGCACAAATTCATCTTTCATAGAAGGAAACACAGCTTCTGACTGGCTGGTGGAATTCGTACCCACAGATCTAGCCTGACTAGAGCTTTCCTCAGTAACGTCTGTGGGCTGCAAAAATGCTGTATGAACATCTTGTATGTGAGCCTTTAGATCTTCATAGGATTGAGCTCTGAAGTCACAGCCATCACACTGAAGAACCTCCATGTTCtaatgttatttttttacattaggAAATTCTGAAAGAGAAAGAACATACAAACTTGTTATACATTGTGCAACAGGATCTGCAAAGTTATCTCACTGAAAATTTTAAACATTTGCAGGGCTATTAAGTGTAGTTTGGTTAAGTGGTGTATCCGCCTCTTGGTTGTAGTACACCAAAGACAATAGAGCAGAAAAAAAGTGATTGTTGCACATTGAATAATTGCCATTCAAACACATTATTTTAACTAAGACATGGGTGCTACTGAACTTTGTCTTCATTAAGAGGAAGTCAACATTCCaataagacaaaaagaaaaaaaatgatactcTTAATCTAGCAAAATACAGAAAATGTGGCACCATTGATACACATGGTAATGCCTGCCTGCTAATTAGGTGGGAATGGTAAGTAGTACAGTAAAATTGTTCCATCAACCTGTTGGAGCATACACACATGAACATAGTGACACTGACCAAaattatttccaaatgatcattACATAATTTAAATGAACCTAATCCAATGTAATTTAATTCAACCTATATCTCCAATATTTGGTGATTCTGGAATAACTTCCTAAATCAGTCTGGAAAATATCAGCCTTAATTGCTATTGGATAATAAAACATAACTTTGTACATCATCTCCCACTGACTAGGGAAAGATTGCCTAAAACTTACTAGACAGTGTATGTGcacgttaaaaaaaatgtgtcaaagaaAGAAACTcataaggctgatttactaaaaggacTTAAACACACAAAAGTGTGAACATTCATTTTAattatccagttatgtgcaaaaaaaaagtaaatcagacattttattttcacatgaatggatatttttacattgtgTGAACATTCCCAagccctttagtaaatcagcccccttTTGTCTCTAACTATAGTCTCTTAGTTACACGTGTTAGGCGTGAATGATACAACACTTGCATTCTGCAGATGCATGCTtcagcctaaagcctagtacacacgtgcTGAATGTCAGGTGGCATCGGCCGATTAAAGAGAAACCGTCTGACGTTCAACCTGTGTGCACTGCAGACAGTCCGACATATGTTGAAGGAGCACAATCGAAAAAAAgaggtctgccgattggctcccagccaatgactgaaatcgctgactggagtgttctggcaagTGGggcagtccaccctgtcaaaacacaataccACAGCAGggcagattgctgtactaacatcacatagcttgtacagcggctcctcctgagctgtcaagtttttttttcattcagccctggttgataaaaaaaaaaaatgagtgtaccaggcttaagtcaaTTGTTTTATTTAGCCtctcccaaaaaaaatgtgtgtaccaggcttaagtcaaTTGTTTTATTTATCCTCTCCCAGTGCTGTGTGGATGAAACCACCCATCATATCAGAAGAGGTGCAAGCTCTCACCAACTCTTTCTGGTCTTAAACCAGGTCGCCTGGATACAATGCATGTAATCCAGTAATCAGAGGCAGAAGTGGATATGATATTCCTCACAGGCcataaaaacacccccccccccccccccaaaaaaaaaaaaaaaaaaaaaaaaaacagggtatcCCAGGTACCTTCACAAGTGCAGAAGTGCTTTGCAATTATACACTAAAGTTACAATTTTTTAATTAGGCTTTGCCACATTCAACTATACTAATGAATCCCTGTTAGCTAGCCAAACTCGATTTTAATTAAAGGTCCACAAATCAATGAGCAACAAAGCTTAAAAGCTATGTTCACTTTTTTAAGAAAATtgcctatgcagtcaaggggccccagtaggtaaaaaaaaaaactatgcagctttgataaatgatttttttttttgccaagtctGTAGGCTGTGTGTGCTCCCAACCCTGAAGCCTGGATAAAAAACTTCAATGGTTAGAACTCTCTCATCCTGCCTTCTTGCGAGTATGTTCCAGCATTATTATAGCCCTATCTATCAGTCAGGGCTCTTTGTCTGCTATCTGATTAATCAGTGTAAGCAATCATTAAGACCAGCACCCCCTAGTACCACAGGAGAGAGCACCACCCTGTTCTTTTTTTGGGCTGTACATGTGCAGGATATATCTTTTTCTATTGCAGCTGCTGAACTTATAGGCGACAggagagaaaaaacacaaaaacagcttTCAAAGGATATAATAAAACAGAGATAAAAAAACATAATTGCAATTAATCTGGTATGTTTGGCTGAAATTTGCTTTGTTTCATCTAAACCCACAGCTTGTCTTTATTTTACCTCCTGTAGATCTTTGCGGTGGATACAAATTGCCAAAAACGTCAGGCTCTGAGTTTTCTGAACACAGGGCTGGATTGTGTGATAAAGGTTGATATCTGCTGTAGATCAAATTACAAAACATGAAACCCCACCCCATGGCTCTCCAGCACAGTCCATTACATAGCAAAGCCCTTTTATACCCAAAAAGCAGATGACTTCTGCTTTCAAGGCTCCATGCAAAAGAAGCAGTTCATCCAGTTTTTTTCAACCTCTACCCTTCCCCCAGCTTAGACCTTTCTTCCCAGATAAAGAACGCACTGCTCTGTTAAATAGCTCCAGTACATTTTTTAGAGAGAGAAGACAAGGCTTTACAGAAGCTGGAAAGCTCACCTGCTTTAGAAGCAGCCATTTTAACACAGTGAATAACAAACATGTAGCCTAAACATAACATGGCTCACAAGACATCTTCCTCTGCTCAAAACACACAACCCATGCAAAAAAATATCTAGCAATAAAACATAACCCTGGTTCTAAAAAGGAACATGTGCCCCTTTTGCTACAGAACAAAAAGCAAGGATTAGTAGAAAACATTGCATGAGCTTGCAACAAAGATTTTAGGTCAGACTAAAAACTAGTCTTTTCTGCACCCTTTATAAGTAGGTATACCAAGAAAGAAAGAAACCACCAGATCAAAAGGTACATAAAAATAGGTCATATGAAAATAACTCCAATTCTCATGGTAGTTGTCTTCTTTCTGCAGAAGGACATCTAACCGCTTGCTAGATTCCAAagtctaagagccggttcacactgggacgacttgtcagggaCCTAGCCGCCTGaaaagtcgcgtcccgttctgtacaatggaaccgttttaataggagcgacgcaagtcgctccgacttagaaaaaggttcttgtgctactttgggggcgacttgaggcgacttgcattgacttctatatagaagtcctTTGCAAGTCGCCACTGCTGTTGTGTGCAGGtcacctgaggcagtcgcgctgcaagtcgtgctgcctcagtgtgaactggctcttacacTTCATGtccactagcagctcctaaacttgagtttaggagcttttggcatttttttgccaaagctcctaacctaaactcaactccataaaaggcTACACTATGTTActgaaagtattgggacacctgcctttacacgcacatgaaatttcatggcatcccagtcttatgccgcgtacacacggtcggacttttcgtctacaaaagtccgacagcctgtccgacagacttccggcggacttccggcggactttcggcggacttgcagcagactttctaacgaacggacttgcctacacacgaccacacaaaagtccgacggattcgtacgtgatgacgtacaccggactaaaataaggaagttcatagccagtagccaatagctgccctagcatgggtttttgtccgtcggactagcacacagacgagcggatttcggggtccgtcgtagttacgacgtaaagatttgaagcatgtttcaaatctaaagtccgtcggatttgaggctgaaaaagtctgctgaaagtccggagaagcccacacacgatcggattaccagccagctttagtccgtcggcgtccgttggacttttgtagatgaaaagtccgaccgtgtgtacgcggcattagtctttagggttcaatattgagctggcccactctttgcagctataacagcttcatctcttcttggaaggctgtccacagggtttaggagtgtgtctaagggatcgattgaccattcttccagaagcacatttgtgagggcaggcactgatgtggacgagaaggcctggctcgcagtctccgctctaattgtcccaaaggtgttctatcgggttgaggtcaggactcaagttcttccacctcaaactcactcatccatgttcttatggaccttgctttgtgtactggtgtgcagtcatgttgaaacaggaagggccatccccaaactgttccgacaaagttgagagcatgaaattgtccaaaatgtctttgtatgctgacgcattaagatttcccttcacagtaactaaggggtcaagcccaacccctgaaaaacagtcccacaccataatcccccctccaccaaatggtttggaccagtgcacaaagcaacatccataaagacatggatgagcgagtttggtttgGAGGAACTTTACTAGCCGCCTGaaaagtcgcgtcccgttctgtacaatggaaccgttttaataggacctgacctcaacccaatagaaaacctttgggaagaattggcctggcctgcacagagtcctgacctcaacccaatagaaaacctttgggaagaattagagggcagactgcaagccaggtcttctcatccaacatcagtgcctgcctcacaaatacacttctggaagaatggtcaaacattcccatagacacacaaaaccttgtggacagccttcccagaagagttgaagcggttatagctgcaaagggtgggccaactctatctCAAGCcatgcggactaagactgggatgctattaaagtt
This window of the Aquarana catesbeiana isolate 2022-GZ linkage group LG01, ASM4218655v1, whole genome shotgun sequence genome carries:
- the ZNF462 gene encoding zinc finger protein 462 isoform X1, whose translation is MEVLQCDGCDFRAQSYEDLKAHIQDVHTAFLQPTDVTEESSSQARSVGTNSTSQSEAVFPSMKDEFVPTEETHDQTTPQATTGSYYSQGLGFYSQPSASSSKPTNKFFQCKFCIRYFRSKYLLVEHTKKVHGPGGGSPGGPGNVNYNIMLHDGFGKVFSCQFCTYKSPRRARIIKHQKMYHKNSLKEMQATSVSQTPPVSMPMQETCKELPAEVVERSILESMVKPLTKSRGNFCCEWCSYQTPRRERWCDHMMKKHRGMVKILSSLRQDGLNISDLQNRSSQIPNPGSSYMPLNMATHDTANASMSAYRNPVSNLPSGNPSKYQSMPHVPVKQPKLATNPGLLNMSERSPYEMSERSSSMMDMDENSFFNDSSSDDDYIDIDGENGLGSMELGMSGEPLLGSENNKLLETKGIPFRRFMNRFQCPFCPFLTMHRRSISRHIENIHLSGKTPVYKCDECPFSCKSPLKLGVHKQCHGGTSSEWDPINSLSESMSSSLNEAYESNSINGKKPGSIADSSQQNPYKCTMCNYSTTTLKGLRVHQQHKHSFCDNLPNSSGNLVHQMQGDETDLTDSSTVRKSQTSILGLSSKNNFVAKTSRKGSSEFPLDLSPVKKRTRIDEIASNLQSKINQSKHKEDAVINVEDDEDDEENEVEIEVELDKEEDPSEQIESGDQYAMQHMWNRDIGMSPKNTNFRNIQNNYSGGNSAEIELTLSDDDEDYYYQSASMKDQEQNSSLALNQSSFYESDQLGENLDFNDESGRLYYCKHCDFSNKSARSVSTHYQRMHPYIKFSFRYILDPNDHSAVYRCLECYIDYNNFEDLQQHYTEHHPEAMNVLNFDQSDLIYKCRFCSYTSPNVRSLMPHYQRMHPTVKINNAMIFSSYVVDQSEDLNSESQTLREILNSAPKNMLTSTPSSHGNNSTTSFTKNTPKPFATENDNQKSPSVNNVVVYDCDICGFASPNMHSVLVHCQKKHPDEKASYFRIQKTMRVVPVDSGTAISQLAFDGGASVTPSITNVASHPEVNVELYYCKHCSYSNRSVVGVLVHYQKRHPEIKVTAKYIRQAPPTSESLRNVEGQHHAPGKPQPVSVQSTKKRSQPKDNEMFFCQHCDYGNQTVKGVLIHYQKKHKDYKVNADTVRQHTAAIRSLCEQGQKKATSTQNAPSITESEKTKLRSLKCRQCSFSTPYVYSLRKHMKKDHPTLKATVTSILKWAFLDGFIQAGYHCEWCIYSHSEPSGLLEHYQRRHPEHYVDYTYMATKLCAGPDPTPAQVTPETKSYNCRDCNFEAPSIWDITNHYQSFHPWALKGDESVLLDIIKEKGAVQRSHFEELSLQTASTHKDSINLEPLLESGDDSSLLQEKNAQLSSSQSSSPYQCAVCLSEYNNLHGLLTHYGKKHPGMKVKAADFAQDVDINPGAVYKCRHCPYINTRIHGVLTHYQKRHPLIKVTAEDFVHDVEPPNESTQNESEENNKIFKQGYGAYRCKLCPYTHGTLEKLKIHYEKYHHQAEPNMLSKTTEKEACSPNPDIYSDHIPPHTVVTLEPGEVTGLTGFRPRKNINPHTVFRCQLCKYFCSTRKGIARHYRIKHNNVRAQPEGKNNLFTCALCSYTNPIRKGLAAHYQKRHDIDAYYTHCLAASRTVNDDIQDKVVISTPDNEDSSEMSDDLKKAIEKKKCSLCAFQSYSKKGIVSHYIKRHPGVFPKKQHASKLGSYFTLVYGEENESLSCLEEKAEIDVPSEDSETQEQELLPFRCIKCFKLSFSTAELLCMHYTDHHCKDIKRDFSIVGTTGTRSYTTIYQCKHCNVKLSSIAELTFHLNIHIEDFQKRAKRQERRKQLLQKQKTAESLIPDGKQEKLQTGSGQETVKKGLKEKVVVGYKCKFCVEVHPTLRAICNHLRKHIQYGNAHPLPPELKDDAEVEVSNTEVEKEPEESKPVAEEASIEVKKEVKLPKRCRIGGYPCKQCDRVLMSMQGLRSHERSHLALAMFTREDKYSCQFCSFVSAFRHNLDRHLQEHHGHYKPFKCKHCPFKTSSNSRLKTHIAKAHGGEHAYKCSFCSISKMTISQLKDHCIKVHGKTLTLPKLRTMVPSSPRAKQSTRIGKEGADEATYSEPPDVQQQLNHYQSAALARNNSNNSPGPLPVVTIALEHKEDFILKCEFCDFSSGYIQSIRRHYRDKHGGKKLFKCKDCNYYTCYKSAFTMHVDAGHSSVPQEGPKDLRCPLCLYHTKYKHNMIDHIVLHREERVVPIEVCRSKLSKQLEGVVFRCDKCTFTCSSDENLQQHIEKHNELRPYKCQLCYYEAKQNEELNSHLTEEHKVCRNFELVGLVNLDQLEQMRDKTEASSSDEEESAAKPEGAMQVPDANVAAEEKRLPCEFCGRTFALRTEWEKHVLRHGMTVVAVENRKENEENRKPKENVGDTYNEAKLAEESIDTSQQTKTSCLKNFVVTKME